The following proteins come from a genomic window of Mycolicibacterium rufum:
- a CDS encoding bifunctional diguanylate cyclase/phosphodiesterase: protein MGPTLRSATYFVAFPVAYALAIIVGRATRLGGGEIALVWPAAAVSTIWVLAAHQRCGPRERAAHLALLTVLTYVVNLFTGAAPLLSAWFVLVNVALSVVTVAVLTHGRREVTLRDPADLGRLVAAIVVGNCCGAVLAAGWFVVVDGDPALQTFAHFAVRNSASALLGVCIWLRVTDITWTRPRVTVLGVVEAVLVGISVVVVFVSAFWLTTGVPMAFITLVPAMWVALRYSTTVSTVFLTAAGIWIITATLLDHGALIVPAHLERALLAQSLVGSLTIVVLALALYRDSRARLISELELARDSADRDSALLGAVLDSIHDSVILTDSDGEVVLQNARAEESGHVDDVISASRHPRVDIRQSERRDVVIEADDSRVIEMTTAPLARQSPMTVVAFRDVTEERRHARELQEARDLFAGVLQAASEQAIVGTDPTGRITVFNIGAERLTGWTAAELVGRRSTDFSSFPEMSARAAELGVAPGLGVFTHNVTPQTAEVREWTFLRRDGSPVAINLAVSEMTDHDGGCMGYIGVATDITERKQAEQALAESEERFRLAFDTAPMGMFMFDVSAEHFGRITRCNQAMADVLGRRPGDLLQMTVTDLDGHESGSDAATLDRLLTLRVGQTFDAETSFRRADGHTVWGLVSASVVAPRGSEPYGICLVEDITARKRVEDELHYLASHDPLTGLANRVLFMGRVDKALADAERTGSDGVGLIFLDLDGFKAVNDTWGHALGDEVLKVVGDRLKSSIGPHDTAARLGGDEFVVLCPRDADAASLRSAAERIRAEMRRPVRLGPGRIYDQLSVSAGVVISQPGCRSETLLQRADKLMYFAKRSGKDCVTMGSEPLEEAALLREMQLTPELGRALDLREFAVHFQPIVDLRTGECVAAEALLRWQHPERGLLAPDAFLSIAEASRFMPAIGRAVLNEACRQAQMWTGSAERSAVHVNVSGRQLEAGDLRADVLNALDVSGLDPHRLVLELTETHAGHIAASIGDDLAALRDLGIRIAIDDVGTGFSGLVKIADLPIDIIKISRQFIAGLPADVRCGAISKAIVGLGRSLDMTVIAEGIERQEQRDLLLEWGCALGQGYLFGKARPGVSGIKLPSSLFHPAEAVSPPQQREEASSMKKIGLMSLVAGALSAAVIGFAGPAQADQTGFGFGGYGYGHHGYGYGYGNDDYPWIHQLFPHVYVPHVDTTVHP, encoded by the coding sequence ATGGGACCGACTCTGCGGTCGGCAACGTACTTCGTTGCCTTCCCGGTGGCGTATGCGCTGGCCATCATCGTGGGCCGGGCCACGCGGTTGGGCGGTGGCGAGATCGCGCTGGTCTGGCCTGCGGCGGCTGTGTCGACCATCTGGGTTCTGGCTGCCCACCAACGGTGCGGGCCGCGCGAACGCGCGGCACACCTGGCGCTGTTGACGGTGCTGACGTACGTCGTGAACCTCTTCACCGGCGCCGCGCCGCTGCTCTCCGCCTGGTTCGTGCTGGTCAACGTGGCGCTCTCCGTGGTCACCGTGGCGGTCCTGACGCACGGGCGCCGCGAGGTGACGCTGCGAGACCCCGCCGACCTCGGGCGGCTGGTCGCCGCGATCGTCGTCGGCAACTGCTGCGGAGCCGTGCTCGCGGCGGGGTGGTTCGTGGTGGTCGACGGCGATCCCGCCCTGCAGACCTTCGCCCACTTCGCCGTCCGCAACAGCGCCTCCGCGCTGCTCGGAGTGTGTATCTGGCTGCGGGTCACCGACATCACGTGGACGCGTCCCCGCGTGACGGTCCTCGGTGTCGTCGAGGCGGTACTGGTCGGGATCAGCGTCGTCGTCGTGTTCGTCTCCGCCTTCTGGCTGACCACCGGGGTGCCGATGGCCTTCATCACGCTGGTGCCGGCGATGTGGGTGGCGCTGCGGTACAGCACCACCGTCAGCACGGTCTTTCTCACTGCGGCGGGCATCTGGATCATCACGGCGACACTGCTCGACCACGGCGCCTTGATCGTCCCCGCGCACCTGGAGCGCGCACTGCTCGCGCAGTCCCTGGTCGGCAGCCTGACGATCGTGGTGCTCGCGTTGGCGCTCTACCGGGATTCCCGCGCGCGTCTGATCTCCGAACTCGAGCTCGCGCGAGACTCTGCGGATCGGGACTCCGCACTGCTCGGCGCTGTCCTCGACAGCATCCACGACAGCGTGATCCTCACCGACTCCGACGGTGAGGTGGTGCTGCAGAACGCCCGCGCCGAGGAGTCCGGCCACGTCGACGACGTCATCTCCGCGTCCCGCCACCCGCGTGTGGACATTCGGCAGTCCGAGCGGCGGGATGTGGTCATCGAGGCCGACGACTCCCGCGTCATCGAGATGACGACCGCCCCCCTTGCCCGGCAGTCGCCGATGACCGTCGTCGCGTTCCGCGATGTCACCGAGGAGCGCCGGCACGCCCGGGAACTGCAGGAGGCTCGTGACCTGTTCGCCGGTGTGCTGCAGGCGGCCTCGGAGCAGGCCATCGTCGGCACCGATCCGACCGGTCGCATCACGGTGTTCAACATCGGCGCCGAGCGACTGACCGGATGGACAGCGGCCGAGCTGGTCGGCCGCAGATCCACGGACTTCTCCAGTTTCCCGGAGATGTCCGCCCGTGCGGCGGAGCTCGGCGTCGCCCCCGGCCTCGGCGTGTTCACCCACAACGTCACGCCCCAGACGGCCGAGGTGCGGGAGTGGACCTTTCTTCGCCGGGACGGCTCGCCGGTCGCCATCAATCTGGCCGTGTCGGAGATGACCGATCACGACGGCGGCTGCATGGGGTACATCGGCGTCGCCACCGACATCACCGAACGCAAGCAAGCCGAGCAGGCACTGGCCGAGAGTGAGGAGCGGTTCCGGCTGGCCTTCGACACGGCGCCCATGGGCATGTTCATGTTCGACGTCTCTGCCGAGCACTTCGGCCGGATCACCCGCTGCAACCAGGCCATGGCCGACGTCCTCGGTCGGCGGCCCGGTGACCTGTTGCAGATGACGGTGACCGACCTCGACGGACACGAATCAGGTTCGGATGCAGCCACGTTGGATCGGCTGTTGACGCTGCGCGTCGGGCAGACCTTCGACGCGGAGACGTCGTTCCGGCGCGCCGACGGGCACACGGTCTGGGGCCTGGTGTCCGCATCCGTCGTCGCGCCGCGCGGATCCGAGCCGTACGGGATCTGCCTGGTGGAGGACATCACGGCGCGCAAACGCGTGGAGGACGAACTGCACTACCTGGCCTCCCACGATCCGCTGACCGGGCTGGCCAACCGGGTGCTGTTCATGGGCCGCGTCGACAAGGCGCTGGCGGACGCCGAGCGCACGGGATCGGACGGCGTCGGGCTCATCTTCCTCGATCTCGACGGCTTCAAGGCGGTGAACGACACCTGGGGCCACGCCCTGGGCGACGAGGTGCTCAAGGTGGTCGGCGATCGGTTGAAGTCGTCGATCGGGCCGCACGACACCGCGGCGCGTTTGGGCGGCGACGAGTTCGTGGTGCTCTGCCCGCGCGACGCCGACGCCGCGTCTCTGCGCAGCGCCGCCGAACGGATCCGCGCGGAGATGCGGCGACCCGTGCGCCTGGGCCCCGGTCGGATCTACGACCAGCTCTCGGTCAGCGCCGGCGTGGTGATCTCGCAACCGGGCTGCCGGAGCGAGACGCTGCTGCAGCGGGCCGACAAGTTGATGTACTTCGCCAAACGCAGCGGCAAGGACTGCGTCACGATGGGCAGTGAACCCCTCGAAGAGGCTGCGCTGCTGCGCGAGATGCAGCTGACCCCGGAACTCGGGCGGGCGCTGGACCTGCGTGAGTTCGCCGTCCACTTTCAGCCGATCGTGGACTTGCGGACCGGCGAATGCGTCGCCGCGGAGGCCCTGTTGCGCTGGCAGCACCCCGAACGTGGCCTGCTGGCCCCCGACGCGTTCCTCAGCATCGCCGAGGCGTCGCGGTTCATGCCGGCCATCGGGAGAGCGGTGCTCAACGAGGCGTGCCGGCAGGCGCAGATGTGGACCGGTTCCGCGGAGCGGTCCGCGGTGCACGTCAACGTCTCCGGGCGGCAACTCGAAGCGGGCGATCTGCGGGCCGACGTCCTCAACGCGCTCGACGTGAGCGGGCTGGACCCGCACCGCCTCGTGCTCGAACTCACCGAGACGCACGCTGGGCACATCGCCGCGTCGATCGGTGACGATCTGGCCGCGCTGCGCGATCTGGGCATCCGTATCGCCATCGACGACGTCGGCACCGGTTTCAGCGGGCTGGTGAAGATCGCTGACCTCCCGATCGACATCATCAAGATCAGTCGTCAGTTCATCGCGGGCCTGCCGGCCGACGTGCGGTGCGGCGCGATCTCGAAGGCGATCGTCGGGCTGGGCCGCAGCCTCGACATGACGGTCATCGCCGAAGGGATCGAACGCCAGGAGCAGCGCGACCTGCTCCTCGAATGGGGGTGCGCTCTGGGGCAGGGCTACCTGTTCGGGAAGGCGCGGCCCGGAGTCAGTGGAATCAAACTGCCCTCCTCCCTGTTCCACCCTGCAGAGGCGGTATCACCGCCGCAGCAGAGGGAAGAGGCGAGTTCGATGAAGAAAATCGGCTTGATGAGCCTGGTGGCCGGTGCACTGTCCGCAGCGGTGATCGGCTTCGCCGGTCCGGCGCAGGCCGACCAGACCGGCTTCGGGTTCGGGGGCTACGGCTACGGTCATCACGGCTATGGATACGGGTACGGCAACGACGACTACCCCTGGATACATCAGCTGTTCCCGCACGTGTACGTGCCCCACGTGGACACCACCGTCCACCCCTGA
- a CDS encoding RNA-binding S4 domain-containing protein translates to MEATRVDRWLWAVRLTKTRPDAAEACRGGHVRVNDRPAKPSTMVGPGDTVRALVGDRTRIVEVVRVIQKRVGAADAATCYLDRTPPPPPAAVPVAVRDRGAGRPTKRDRRLLDKWRARQL, encoded by the coding sequence ATGGAGGCGACGCGGGTGGACCGCTGGTTGTGGGCGGTCCGGCTGACCAAGACGCGGCCCGACGCGGCCGAGGCGTGCCGCGGTGGACACGTTCGCGTGAACGACCGGCCGGCCAAGCCGTCGACCATGGTGGGCCCTGGCGACACGGTGCGCGCGCTCGTCGGCGACCGGACGCGGATCGTCGAGGTCGTCCGGGTGATCCAGAAGCGGGTGGGTGCTGCCGACGCGGCCACCTGTTACCTCGACCGGACTCCCCCGCCGCCGCCCGCGGCGGTGCCCGTGGCGGTGCGCGACCGCGGGGCAGGCAGGCCGACGAAGAGGGACCGCCGACTCCTCGACAAGTGGCGCGCACGGCAGCTCTGA